From Brevibacillus marinus, a single genomic window includes:
- the dnaK gene encoding molecular chaperone DnaK, protein MGRVIGIDLGTTNSCVAVMEGGEPVVIPNAEGNRTTPSVVAFKNGERIIGEAAKRQAITNPENTVISIKRWMGTDHKVTLEGKSYTPQEISAMILQKLKADAEAYLGEPVTQAVITVPAYFNDSQRQATKDAGRIAGLEVLRIVNEPTAAALAYGIEKSEDQTVLVYDLGGGTFDVSILELSDGFFEVKATSGDNRLGGDDFDQVIIDYLVSEFKKEHGIDLSQDRMAMQRLKDAAEKAKKDLSGVLTTTISLPFITADATGPKHLEVNLTRAKFEELSAHLVERTMGPTRQALQDAGLSPSDIDRVILVGGSTRIPAVQEAIKKFIGKEPHKGVNPDEVVALGAAVQAGVLTGDVKDVVLLDVTPLSLGIETLGGVFTKLIERNTTIPTSKSQIFSTAADNQTSVEIHVLQGERPMAADNKTLGRFQLTDIPPAPRGVPQIEVTFDIDANGIVNVRAKDLGTGKEQRITITSSSGLSEEEIERMVKEAELNAEADKKRKEEAELRNEADQLVFTTEKTLKDLQGKVEQAEIDKAEAAKEKLKKALEANKIEEIRSAKEELSQIVQQLSVKLYQQAAQAAQNAQAGDAGQDAKKDNVVDADYEIVDDKK, encoded by the coding sequence ATGGGTCGCGTAATCGGGATTGACCTTGGAACAACCAACTCTTGTGTAGCAGTCATGGAAGGCGGGGAACCGGTCGTCATTCCCAATGCGGAAGGAAACCGGACCACGCCCTCGGTGGTGGCGTTTAAAAACGGGGAGCGGATCATCGGCGAAGCGGCCAAACGGCAGGCGATCACCAATCCGGAAAACACGGTGATTTCCATCAAGCGCTGGATGGGAACCGATCACAAAGTGACCTTGGAAGGGAAATCCTACACGCCGCAGGAAATCTCGGCGATGATTCTGCAAAAGCTGAAGGCTGATGCGGAAGCCTATCTCGGCGAGCCGGTCACGCAGGCGGTGATTACCGTACCGGCATACTTTAACGACAGCCAGCGCCAAGCGACCAAGGACGCGGGCCGAATTGCCGGGTTGGAAGTGCTGCGGATCGTCAACGAGCCGACGGCGGCGGCGTTGGCGTACGGGATTGAAAAGAGCGAGGACCAGACCGTGCTGGTCTACGACCTGGGCGGCGGTACCTTTGACGTCTCGATTCTCGAACTGTCGGACGGCTTCTTTGAAGTAAAGGCAACCTCCGGCGACAACCGGCTGGGCGGCGACGACTTCGACCAGGTGATCATCGACTATCTGGTCAGCGAGTTTAAAAAGGAACACGGCATTGACCTGTCGCAGGATCGCATGGCCATGCAGCGCTTGAAAGACGCCGCGGAAAAGGCGAAAAAAGACCTTTCCGGCGTCCTCACGACAACCATCTCCCTGCCGTTCATCACGGCTGATGCGACCGGACCGAAGCACCTGGAAGTCAATCTGACGCGGGCCAAGTTTGAGGAACTGTCCGCCCACCTGGTCGAGCGGACGATGGGCCCGACCCGTCAGGCGCTGCAGGATGCCGGACTGAGCCCGAGCGACATCGACCGCGTCATCCTCGTGGGCGGTTCCACGCGGATTCCCGCCGTGCAAGAGGCGATCAAGAAATTTATCGGCAAAGAGCCGCACAAAGGCGTCAATCCGGATGAAGTGGTGGCTCTGGGGGCGGCTGTGCAGGCCGGGGTCTTGACCGGCGATGTGAAAGATGTGGTGCTGCTTGACGTTACCCCGCTTTCCCTGGGGATTGAGACGCTGGGCGGCGTCTTCACCAAACTGATCGAGCGGAACACGACGATTCCCACCAGCAAGTCGCAGATCTTTTCCACGGCTGCGGACAACCAGACCTCGGTCGAGATTCACGTCCTGCAGGGTGAACGGCCGATGGCGGCAGACAACAAGACGCTGGGCCGCTTCCAGTTGACGGACATTCCGCCGGCGCCGCGCGGCGTGCCGCAAATCGAGGTCACCTTCGACATCGACGCCAACGGGATCGTAAACGTGCGGGCGAAAGATTTGGGCACGGGCAAAGAACAGCGGATTACGATCACCTCCAGCTCCGGACTGTCCGAAGAAGAAATCGAGCGGATGGTGAAGGAAGCGGAGCTGAATGCGGAAGCGGACAAGAAGCGGAAAGAAGAAGCGGAACTGCGCAACGAAGCCGATCAGCTCGTCTTTACCACGGAGAAGACGCTGAAAGATTTGCAAGGAAAAGTGGAGCAGGCCGAGATTGACAAGGCGGAAGCGGCCAAGGAAAAGCTGAAGAAGGCGCTGGAAGCGAACAAGATCGAGGAGATCAGGAGCGCCAAAGAGGAACTGTCGCAAATCGTGCAGCAGCTTTCCGTGAAGCTGTATCAACAAGCCGCTCAGGCAGCGCAAAACGCACAAGCAGGCGATGCTGGCCAAGACGCGAAGAAAGACAACGTGGTCGACGCGGACTACGAAATTGTGGACGACAAGAAGTAA
- the mtaB gene encoding tRNA (N(6)-L-threonylcarbamoyladenosine(37)-C(2))-methylthiotransferase MtaB, with amino-acid sequence MATVAFYTLGCKVNSYETEAIWQLFKANGYQRVDFEDDSADVYVINTCTVTNTGDKKSRQVIRRAIRRNPEAIVAVTGCYAQTSPDEIAAIPGVDIIVGTQGRDKLIEYVEQIRAERKPIHAVGNIMKARQFEELDVPAFTDRTRASLKIQEGCNNFCTFCIIPWARGLMRSRQPQSVLEQARKLVDAGYMEIVLTGIHTGGYGEDLEDYNLAKLLADLHQVDGLRRIRISSIEASQLTDEVLEVIKHSDRVCRHLHVPLQAGDDEVLKRMRRKYTTAQYRERISKVREVLPGVAITTDVIVGFPGESEAQFENSYNFIRDIQFAALHVFPYSKRSGTPAARMPDQVPEEVKRARVSRLIDLSQQLSRSYAEQFVGQVLEVIPERPFKEDPSSGLMMGYTDNYLNLVFPGSEQLIGKICKVRLEQPGSEYCRGSFLAVAEDAVPRLREGRAV; translated from the coding sequence ATGGCTACCGTTGCTTTTTACACGTTAGGCTGCAAGGTAAACAGTTACGAGACAGAAGCCATTTGGCAGTTGTTCAAGGCCAATGGTTATCAGCGGGTCGATTTTGAAGACGACTCCGCGGACGTATACGTGATTAACACGTGCACGGTGACCAACACCGGCGACAAGAAAAGCCGCCAGGTGATTCGCCGGGCGATCCGCCGCAATCCGGAGGCGATTGTCGCGGTCACCGGCTGTTACGCGCAAACGTCGCCCGACGAGATCGCGGCGATCCCCGGCGTCGATATCATCGTCGGCACCCAGGGGCGGGATAAGCTGATCGAGTACGTGGAGCAGATCCGCGCCGAGCGCAAGCCGATTCACGCTGTCGGCAACATCATGAAAGCGCGCCAGTTTGAAGAGCTGGATGTTCCCGCGTTTACCGACCGCACCCGCGCTTCCTTGAAAATCCAGGAAGGCTGCAACAACTTCTGCACGTTTTGCATCATTCCCTGGGCGCGCGGTCTGATGCGTTCGCGCCAGCCGCAGAGCGTCCTCGAGCAGGCGCGCAAGCTGGTCGACGCGGGCTACATGGAGATCGTGCTCACCGGCATTCACACGGGGGGGTACGGCGAAGACCTGGAGGATTACAACTTGGCCAAACTGCTCGCCGACCTGCACCAGGTGGACGGGTTGCGGCGGATTCGCATCAGCTCGATTGAGGCCAGCCAGCTGACGGATGAAGTGCTGGAGGTGATCAAGCACTCGGATCGCGTCTGCCGCCATCTGCACGTGCCGCTGCAGGCCGGTGATGACGAGGTGCTCAAGCGGATGCGGCGCAAATATACGACGGCACAGTACCGCGAGCGGATCAGCAAAGTGCGTGAGGTTCTGCCGGGCGTGGCGATTACCACCGACGTGATCGTCGGCTTCCCCGGGGAAAGCGAAGCGCAGTTCGAAAACAGCTACAACTTTATCCGAGACATCCAGTTTGCCGCGCTGCACGTCTTCCCTTACTCCAAGCGATCCGGCACGCCCGCGGCCCGCATGCCCGATCAGGTGCCGGAAGAGGTGAAGCGGGCCCGCGTATCCAGGCTGATTGACCTGAGTCAGCAGCTGTCCCGTTCCTACGCCGAACAGTTTGTCGGTCAAGTGCTGGAAGTGATTCCGGAACGGCCGTTCAAGGAAGATCCGTCCAGCGGGCTGATGATGGGCTATACGGACAACTACCTGAACCTCGTCTTCCCCGGCAGTGAGCAATTGATTGGAAAAATTTGTAAAGTACGCCTGGAGCAGCCGGGCTCCGAGTACTGCCGCGGCAGTTTCCTCGCTGTCGCCGAAGATGCGGTCCCGCGGTTGCGGGAGGGCAGAGCCGTATGA
- the hemW gene encoding radical SAM family heme chaperone HemW encodes MAPRAVYIHIPFCANKCYYCDFNTFVTHNPQLVWDYLRALDREMELTFSLVPPERVETIFVGGGTPTFLDPEQMRFFLETVAKHLGGKLTADYEFTMEANPGTTDREKLAIMSAFGVNRLSFGAQSFDDRLLQRLGRIHSADEIRRSVETARQAGFANLSLDLMFGLPEQSLADFAHSLQQALALPLRHLSAYSLKVEENTLFHTLYQKDQLPLPSEEEELAMYWLLIERMEENGFLMYEISNFAQPGWESRHNQTYWLNDEYYGIGAGAHGYVQGRRHVNAGPLAVYMQLAAKGLPRVEEFAVEQSEAMENELILGLRLKRGVNLARFAQRYGRTVWQEFGEVVSQQIAKGMLEEADGHLRLTRKGLPLGNEVFMQFLRD; translated from the coding sequence GTGGCGCCGCGTGCTGTGTACATTCACATCCCTTTTTGTGCCAACAAGTGTTACTACTGTGATTTCAATACGTTTGTCACCCACAATCCGCAGCTGGTGTGGGATTACCTGCGGGCATTGGATCGGGAGATGGAGCTGACCTTTTCCCTGGTGCCGCCCGAGCGGGTGGAGACCATCTTTGTCGGCGGCGGCACGCCCACCTTTCTTGATCCCGAACAGATGCGCTTTTTCCTGGAAACGGTAGCGAAACACCTCGGCGGCAAGCTGACTGCCGATTACGAATTTACGATGGAAGCCAATCCGGGGACGACCGACCGGGAGAAGCTGGCGATCATGTCTGCTTTCGGCGTGAACCGGCTCAGCTTCGGGGCGCAGTCCTTTGACGACCGGCTGCTGCAGCGGTTGGGCCGCATTCACAGCGCCGACGAGATCCGGCGCAGCGTGGAGACGGCGCGCCAGGCCGGCTTTGCGAACCTTTCGCTCGACTTGATGTTCGGCCTGCCGGAGCAGAGCCTGGCCGATTTTGCGCACTCGCTGCAACAGGCGCTGGCGCTTCCGCTTCGCCATCTCTCTGCATACAGTTTAAAAGTGGAGGAGAATACGCTGTTTCATACCCTCTACCAGAAGGACCAGCTGCCGCTGCCCAGCGAAGAAGAAGAACTGGCGATGTATTGGCTGTTGATCGAGCGCATGGAAGAAAACGGCTTCCTGATGTACGAAATCAGCAACTTTGCCCAACCCGGGTGGGAGAGCCGGCACAACCAGACCTATTGGCTAAACGACGAATACTACGGCATCGGCGCCGGAGCGCACGGCTATGTGCAGGGCCGCCGCCATGTCAACGCCGGTCCGCTGGCCGTATACATGCAGCTTGCGGCAAAAGGGCTGCCGCGCGTGGAGGAGTTTGCCGTAGAGCAGTCCGAGGCGATGGAAAACGAGCTGATCCTCGGTCTGCGGCTGAAGCGGGGGGTCAATTTGGCCCGCTTTGCCCAACGGTACGGCCGGACGGTGTGGCAGGAGTTCGGCGAAGTGGTCAGCCAGCAGATCGCCAAGGGGATGTTGGAAGAAGCAGATGGCCACTTGCGGCTTACCCGAAAGGGGCTGCCGCTCGGCAACGAGGTGTTCATGCAATTTTTGCGCGATTGA
- the hrcA gene encoding heat-inducible transcriptional repressor HrcA, with the protein MLSDRQRFILSAIVDNYIRSAEPVGSRTISKREGLGISSATIRNEMADLEELGYLEQPHTSAGRVPSTKGYRFYVDNLLKPQNLTNEELSKLKQIFADRITHVEQLIEHTAAILSQVTNYTAVVLGPEIFEHRLKHIQIVPLNEQQAVAIIVTHTGRVENTLLELPAGVPPSEMEKMVNILNSKLHDVPLWQLRQRLYSEVASEMRRHVEPYEEMLLAIENAFKNEQQTDRVFLHGRAKIINQPEFRDVEKVKDLFELLEQNDQLLQLFNNQEAGLMIRIGQENTMEAMKNCSIVTTSYYLDGKPVGTVGILGPTRLEYGKVITVLNYLAVALSRILTERFEGR; encoded by the coding sequence ATGCTGTCAGACCGGCAGAGATTCATCCTGAGCGCGATTGTGGACAACTACATTCGTTCTGCTGAACCGGTTGGTTCCCGCACCATCTCCAAGCGTGAGGGGCTTGGCATCAGTTCCGCGACAATCCGCAACGAAATGGCTGATTTGGAGGAACTGGGCTATCTGGAGCAACCGCATACCTCTGCGGGACGCGTCCCTTCGACGAAAGGTTATCGCTTTTACGTCGACAACTTGTTGAAGCCGCAGAACCTGACCAATGAAGAGTTGTCCAAGCTGAAACAGATATTTGCCGATCGGATCACGCACGTGGAACAGTTGATTGAACATACAGCCGCGATTCTTTCGCAGGTGACCAACTATACGGCGGTCGTGTTGGGACCGGAAATTTTCGAACATCGTCTGAAACACATCCAGATCGTGCCGCTGAACGAGCAGCAGGCGGTTGCGATCATTGTCACCCACACCGGGCGGGTGGAGAACACGCTGTTGGAACTGCCCGCCGGCGTTCCGCCAAGCGAGATGGAAAAGATGGTCAACATCCTCAACAGCAAGCTGCATGATGTGCCGCTCTGGCAGCTTCGGCAGCGGCTGTACAGCGAAGTGGCCTCGGAGATGCGCCGTCATGTCGAACCCTACGAGGAGATGCTGCTGGCCATCGAGAACGCGTTCAAGAACGAACAGCAAACAGACCGCGTCTTCCTGCACGGACGGGCGAAGATCATCAATCAGCCGGAGTTCCGCGACGTAGAGAAGGTCAAGGATTTGTTCGAGCTGCTGGAACAAAACGACCAACTGCTGCAGTTGTTCAACAACCAGGAAGCCGGACTCATGATCCGCATCGGCCAGGAGAACACTATGGAAGCGATGAAAAACTGCAGTATCGTTACCACTTCTTATTATCTGGACGGCAAGCCGGTCGGTACGGTAGGCATTCTCGGGCCGACGCGTCTGGAGTACGGCAAAGTGATCACCGTTCTCAATTATTTGGCAGTTGCCCTGTCGCGCATTCTCACGGAAAGGTTTGAAGGGCGATAG
- the dnaJ gene encoding molecular chaperone DnaJ: MKRDYYEVLGVGRDATPEEIKKAYRKLARQYHPDVNKEPDAAEKFKEVKEAYDVLSDPQKKAQYDRYGHQDPSQSQGFGGFDMSGMGGFGDIFDMFFGGGRRSNPHAPRKGADIQYSMRIEFTDAVFGMDTDIEIPKEVECTTCHGSGAKPGTSPETCRTCGGSGQEEIVANTPFGRIINRRVCHTCGGKGRLVREKCRECHGQGRVKIRRTIHLNIPAGVDDGAQLRVPGEGEAGVNGGPPGDLYVVLHVKPHPFFKREGNDIYCQVPISFAQAALGAEIEVPTVDGRVKLKIPAGTQTETSFRVRGKGVPYLRGSGRGDQHVKVRVVTPKNLTERQKELLREFAEMSGEAPQEVPASDEGFFDRMKRAFRGE; the protein is encoded by the coding sequence ATGAAGCGGGATTACTATGAGGTGCTGGGCGTCGGCCGGGACGCCACCCCGGAGGAGATTAAAAAGGCCTACCGCAAGCTGGCTCGCCAGTACCACCCCGACGTGAACAAGGAGCCTGACGCTGCCGAAAAGTTCAAAGAAGTGAAGGAAGCGTACGACGTTCTCTCCGATCCGCAAAAAAAGGCGCAGTATGACCGCTACGGCCATCAGGACCCCAGCCAGAGCCAGGGCTTCGGCGGATTTGACATGTCCGGGATGGGCGGATTTGGCGATATTTTCGACATGTTTTTCGGGGGCGGACGGCGCAGCAATCCCCATGCACCGCGTAAAGGAGCGGATATCCAGTACAGCATGCGCATCGAGTTTACGGACGCTGTGTTCGGCATGGATACCGATATCGAAATTCCCAAAGAAGTGGAGTGCACCACCTGCCACGGCAGCGGGGCCAAACCGGGAACAAGCCCGGAGACTTGCCGCACCTGCGGCGGCAGCGGGCAGGAGGAAATTGTTGCCAACACGCCCTTTGGCCGGATCATCAATCGGCGTGTTTGCCACACCTGCGGCGGCAAAGGCAGACTGGTCAGAGAAAAGTGCCGGGAGTGCCACGGTCAGGGCCGGGTGAAAATTCGGCGCACCATTCACCTCAACATTCCCGCCGGTGTGGACGACGGCGCGCAGCTGCGCGTCCCCGGCGAAGGGGAAGCGGGCGTCAACGGCGGCCCCCCGGGAGATTTGTACGTCGTCCTGCATGTGAAGCCGCATCCGTTTTTTAAACGGGAAGGGAACGATATCTACTGCCAGGTGCCGATCTCGTTTGCGCAGGCCGCGCTGGGAGCCGAAATCGAGGTGCCGACCGTGGACGGACGGGTGAAACTGAAGATCCCCGCGGGCACACAGACGGAGACGTCTTTCCGGGTGCGGGGCAAGGGCGTGCCGTACTTGCGCGGCAGCGGCAGAGGGGACCAGCACGTCAAAGTGCGCGTGGTGACGCCGAAAAACCTGACGGAACGGCAAAAAGAACTGCTGCGCGAGTTTGCCGAGATGAGCGGGGAGGCTCCACAGGAAGTTCCCGCGTCGGACGAAGGCTTTTTCGACAGGATGAAACGGGCGTTTCGCGGTGAGTGA
- the prmA gene encoding 50S ribosomal protein L11 methyltransferase → MIWSEITIHTTAEAVEAVSNILYEAGANGVVIEDPEVLHREWDTSLGEIYQLSPDDFPQEGVYVKAYLPVTSHLGDTVEEIKERLNQLLLYGLDPGKGTVTVAEVKEDEWASAWKKYYKPVTISERITIAPVWEDYQPKHADEIVIELDPGMAFGTGTHPTTVLCIRALEKYVRPGDRVYDVGTGSGILSIAAAKLGAREILALDLDEVAVRSAQSNVKINKESGKITVKKNNLLDNVEGPAELVVANILAEVIVRFTGDVARVLVPGGLFIASGIITAREADVKQALREAKLEVIETSYIDDWVAIIAKKS, encoded by the coding sequence ATGATCTGGTCGGAAATCACGATTCATACGACAGCAGAGGCCGTCGAGGCGGTATCCAATATTCTCTACGAAGCGGGGGCAAACGGAGTGGTGATCGAAGATCCGGAAGTGCTCCACCGCGAGTGGGACACGTCGTTGGGCGAGATCTATCAGCTGTCCCCCGACGATTTTCCGCAAGAAGGCGTATACGTCAAGGCGTATCTGCCGGTGACCAGCCATCTTGGCGATACCGTGGAGGAGATCAAGGAGCGGTTGAATCAACTGCTTTTGTACGGACTTGATCCCGGCAAAGGGACCGTGACTGTGGCCGAGGTGAAGGAGGACGAGTGGGCTTCAGCCTGGAAAAAGTACTACAAACCGGTAACGATCTCGGAGCGGATTACGATTGCCCCGGTCTGGGAGGACTATCAACCGAAGCATGCCGATGAAATCGTGATTGAGCTGGACCCGGGGATGGCGTTTGGCACAGGGACCCATCCCACGACCGTGCTGTGCATCCGTGCCCTCGAGAAATACGTGCGGCCCGGCGACCGCGTCTACGACGTCGGGACCGGATCCGGCATTCTCAGCATTGCCGCGGCCAAACTGGGGGCGCGGGAAATCCTCGCGCTCGACCTGGATGAAGTGGCCGTGCGATCCGCCCAATCCAATGTCAAGATCAACAAGGAAAGCGGAAAGATTACGGTGAAAAAGAACAATTTGCTGGACAACGTGGAGGGTCCGGCGGAACTGGTCGTGGCCAACATCCTCGCCGAGGTGATCGTCCGCTTTACCGGCGATGTGGCCCGGGTGCTGGTGCCGGGCGGCCTGTTTATCGCGTCGGGCATCATCACGGCGCGCGAGGCAGACGTCAAGCAGGCACTGCGCGAAGCAAAGCTGGAAGTGATAGAAACAAGTTACATCGATGACTGGGTAGCAATCATTGCGAAAAAAAGCTAA
- a CDS encoding 16S rRNA (uracil(1498)-N(3))-methyltransferase translates to MQRYFVPPDQLLDEKLVIRGDDVHHIVRVMRGKPGDELIACDGEGRCVRARIVRLDAQEVQAEVLEPLVERRELPIEVTIAQGLPKGDKLEWIIQKGTELGMAALIPFCSERTVVKWEAKKEEKKRERWQKIAKEAAEQAHRCRVPRVEPPVGFAELLDLAKRHTACAIAYEQENTTSLRTVLERVAPGDSLCVLIGPEGGFTAAEVARAEQAGILPVSLGPRILRTETASQFVLAAVSYHFEC, encoded by the coding sequence ATGCAGCGATATTTTGTCCCCCCCGACCAACTGCTTGACGAGAAGCTTGTCATCCGCGGCGACGATGTCCATCACATCGTCAGGGTGATGCGCGGAAAGCCTGGTGATGAATTGATCGCCTGCGACGGCGAAGGGCGCTGTGTCCGCGCCCGGATTGTCCGGCTGGATGCGCAGGAAGTCCAGGCGGAAGTGCTCGAGCCGTTGGTCGAGCGGCGTGAACTGCCGATAGAGGTCACGATCGCGCAGGGCCTGCCCAAAGGCGACAAGCTGGAGTGGATCATCCAGAAGGGGACGGAGTTGGGCATGGCGGCGCTGATCCCGTTTTGTTCCGAGCGGACGGTCGTCAAGTGGGAGGCCAAAAAAGAGGAGAAAAAGCGGGAACGCTGGCAGAAGATTGCCAAGGAGGCAGCCGAGCAGGCGCACCGCTGCCGCGTGCCGCGGGTCGAGCCGCCGGTCGGCTTTGCCGAACTGCTGGACCTGGCGAAACGACATACCGCCTGTGCGATTGCTTATGAACAGGAGAACACGACTTCGCTGCGGACGGTCCTGGAGCGAGTCGCGCCGGGCGATTCCCTCTGCGTGCTGATTGGTCCGGAAGGCGGATTTACGGCGGCGGAGGTCGCCCGGGCCGAGCAGGCCGGGATTCTCCCGGTCTCCCTGGGGCCGCGCATCTTGCGTACCGAAACGGCCAGCCAGTTTGTGTTGGCGGCCGTTTCCTATCATTTTGAATGCTGA
- the grpE gene encoding nucleotide exchange factor GrpE, with protein MSEEKPQQEEKLEVAEREEQQAAEAAAAEQAEPQAAAESAEGQAGGEQGAAPPGPEAEASAPAAEPAVDYKALAAEYENRMLRALADMENMRRRFRKEQEDLAKYASLKVIEALLPALDNFERALTADKETLTVESLLKGVEMVYRQIQQVFEQEGLALIEAQGKPFDPNVHQAVMKVEDSNFASGTVVEVLQKGYMFKDRVLRPAMVKVNG; from the coding sequence TTGAGTGAGGAAAAGCCGCAACAGGAGGAAAAGCTGGAGGTAGCAGAGCGGGAGGAGCAGCAGGCGGCCGAAGCCGCCGCAGCGGAACAGGCGGAGCCGCAAGCGGCGGCGGAGTCGGCGGAGGGGCAGGCGGGCGGCGAGCAGGGAGCCGCGCCGCCCGGACCGGAGGCGGAAGCTTCGGCTCCAGCGGCCGAGCCGGCCGTCGATTACAAGGCGCTTGCCGCGGAGTATGAAAACCGCATGCTGCGGGCGCTGGCCGACATGGAAAACATGCGCCGCCGCTTCCGCAAAGAGCAGGAGGATCTGGCCAAATACGCTTCGCTGAAAGTGATAGAAGCACTGCTGCCAGCCTTGGACAATTTTGAGCGTGCGCTCACTGCGGATAAAGAGACATTGACCGTCGAGTCGCTGCTAAAAGGTGTCGAGATGGTCTATCGCCAGATCCAGCAGGTGTTTGAGCAGGAGGGACTGGCGCTGATCGAGGCGCAGGGGAAGCCGTTTGACCCCAACGTTCATCAGGCCGTGATGAAAGTGGAAGACAGCAACTTCGCATCCGGCACCGTCGTGGAAGTTCTGCAGAAAGGCTACATGTTTAAAGATCGGGTGCTGCGCCCGGCGATGGTCAAGGTGAACGGATAA